A genomic stretch from Candidatus Kapaibacterium thiocyanatum includes:
- a CDS encoding intradiol ring-cleavage dioxygenase — protein sequence MHPILLAIVFTIILTSCDAQTSDRRASSRSVGGHVGGPCEGCEAIHEYGNTPLFPVDTLPSYTDNEPKLVVRGTIFQRDGITPAPNVILYIYHTDRRGRYARTGNETGWAKRHGFVRGWIRTGADGRYTFHTFRPAAYADGTEPEHIHAVVKEPDINEYYIDDFMFDDDSLLTQSRRDRLPKRGGSGIVHPHVENGILTIRRDIVLGLNIPDYR from the coding sequence ATGCATCCGATCCTTCTCGCCATCGTCTTCACGATCATCCTGACGTCGTGCGATGCACAGACCAGCGACCGGCGGGCATCGTCGCGATCCGTCGGTGGGCACGTCGGCGGTCCGTGCGAAGGGTGTGAGGCCATCCACGAATACGGGAATACGCCACTGTTTCCCGTCGACACCCTGCCATCGTATACCGACAACGAACCGAAGCTCGTCGTCAGGGGCACCATCTTCCAACGCGACGGCATCACTCCCGCTCCGAACGTCATCCTCTACATCTATCACACGGATCGTCGGGGACGTTATGCACGAACGGGCAACGAGACGGGATGGGCGAAGCGCCATGGCTTCGTACGGGGATGGATCAGGACCGGTGCGGATGGCCGGTATACGTTCCATACGTTCAGGCCCGCAGCGTACGCGGATGGGACCGAGCCCGAGCACATCCATGCCGTCGTGAAGGAACCGGATATCAACGAATACTATATCGACGACTTCATGTTCGACGACGATTCGCTGCTGACGCAGTCGAGACGCGACAGGTTGCCCAAACGCGGAGGCTCGGGAATCGTGCATCCGCACGTCGAGAACGGGATACTCACGATCCGACGCGACATCGTTCTCGGTCTGAACATTCCGGACTATCGCTGA